From one Budorcas taxicolor isolate Tak-1 chromosome 21, Takin1.1, whole genome shotgun sequence genomic stretch:
- the SERINC4 gene encoding serine incorporator 4, with amino-acid sequence MVGAKAVTSPHTSLRLAPQRRGVSSVIVSPPFYQVSCCEPVPCTCCCPSRWPPLTEPPCSRLFYILLHVGTSAVCCLLLSRTVVERVWGKAHGIQMPSGLCTHLFGHSHCPVLSGSGAVYRICAGTATFHLLQAVLLIDLHSRNSLRAQLHNSFWLLKLLFLLGLCAVAFCIPDEHLFPAWHYIGICGGFTFILLQLVLITAFAHSWNKNWQMGAAQDCRWFLAVLLTTLGFYSMAGAAAALLFHHYTHPAGCLLNKMLLSLHLCFCGLLSFLSIAPCIRLKQPRSGLLQASIISCYIMYLTFSALSSRPPEKVIVQGQNHTLCLPGPSEMESHTPDTSLAMMSAGIMYACVLFACNEASYLAEVFGPLWIVKVYSYEFQKPSLCFCCPETVAPEEGPRGVAARPADQETSPAPPMQVQQLSYSYSAFHFVFFLASLYVMVTLTNWFSYEGAELEKTFITGSWATFWVKAASCWACVLLYLGLLLAPFCRSPTPDPQHPLFRRHRHRVSIAK; translated from the exons ATGGTGGGTGCAAAAGCGGTCACAAGTCCCCACACCTCCCTCCGCCTGGCACCGCAACGCAGGGGAGTCAGCAGTGTCATAGTGAGTCCTCCCTTCTATCAG GTGTCCTGCTGTGAGCCTGTTCCCTGTACCTGCTGCTGCCCTTCGAGGTGGCCCCCTCTCACAGAGCCTCCCTGTAGCCGCCTGTTCTACATCCTCCTCCACGTGGGGACCTCAGCAGTCTGCTGCCTCCTGCTGTCAAGGACAGTGGTGGAAAGAGTCTGGGGCAAGGCACATGGG ATCCAGATGCCCTCAGGGCTGTGTACCCATCTGTTTGGCCACTCTCACTGCCCAGTGCTGAGCGGCTCTGGGGCTGTATACCGCATATGTGCAGGAACTGCCACCTTCCACCTGCTGCAGGCTGTGCTGCTGATCGACCTCCACTCCCGCAACAGCCTAAGAGCACAGCTACATAATAG TTTCTGGCTCCTCAAGCTGCTATTCTTGCTAGGTCTCTGTGCTGTTGCCTTCTGCATCCCTGATGAGCATCTCTTTCCAG CCTGGCATTACATTGGAATATGTGGCGGCTTCACGTTCATCCTGCTGCAGTTGGTGCTTATAACTGCCTTTGCTCATTCCTGGAACAAGAACTG GCAAATGGGTGCAGCCCAAGACTGCCGCTGGTTCCTGGCTGTGCTGCTGACCACCCTGGGATTCTACAGCATGGCGGGTGCAGCAGCCGCACTCCTGTTCCACCACTACACGCACCCAGCTGGCTGCCTGCTCAACAAGATGCTGCTTAGTCTGCACCTTTGCTTCTGcggcctcctctccttcctctccatcGCTCCCTGCATCCGCCTCA AGCAACCTCGCTCTGGCCTTCTACAAGCCTCTATCATCAGCTGCTATATCATGTACCTGACATTCTCTGCACTATCCAGCCGTCCTCCAGAGAAGG TAATCGTTCAAGGACAGAATCACACTCTGTGCCTGCCTGGCCCGAGTGAAATGGAATCCCATACACCAGATACTTCTCTGGCAATGATGAGTGCTGGCATCATGTATGCTTGCGTGCTTTTTGCTTG CAACGAGGCTTCTTACCTGGCTGAGGTATTTGGGCCCTTGTGGATCGTCAAGGTTTACAGCTATGAGTTCCAG AAGCCCTCACTCTGCTTCTGCTGCCCTGAAACAGTGGCACCAGAGGAAG ggcCAAGAGGTGTGGCTGCGAGACCAGCTGACCAAGAGACCTCTCCAGCTCCTCCAATGCAAGTCCAGCAGCTTTCCTACAGCTATTCTGCTTTCCACTTCGTCTTCTTCCTTGCATCTCTTTATGTCATGGTTACCCTCACCAACTGGTTCAG CTATGAGGGAGCAGAGCTGGAAAAGACCTTCATCACAGGTAGCTGGGCTACCTTCTGGGTCAAGGCTGCCTCATGCTGGGCCTGTGTACTCCTCTATCTGGGGCTGCTACTAGCACCATTCTGTCGGTCCCCAACCCCGGACCCCCAGCATCCTCTCTTCAGGCGACACCGTCATCGTGTCAGTATTGCCAAATGA
- the HYPK gene encoding huntingtin-interacting protein K, with the protein MATEGDVELELETETSGPERPPEKPRKHDSGAADLERVTDYAEEKEIQSSNLETAMSVIGDRRSREQKAKQEREKELAKVTIKKEDLELIMTEMEISRAAAERSLREHMGNVVEALIALTN; encoded by the exons ATGGCGACAGAGGGGGACGTAGAGCTGGAGTTGGAGACAGAGACGAGCGGTCCGGAGCGGCCTCCGGAGAAGCCACGGAAGCATGACAGTGGTGCGGCGGACCTGGAGCGAGTCACCGACTATGCGGAAGAGAAGGAGATCCAGAGTTCCAATCTGGAGACG GCCATGTCCGTGATTGGAGACAGACGGTCCAGGGAGCAGAAAGCCAAACAGGAGCG ggagaaggaactggcaaaaGTCACCATCAAGAAGGAAGATCTGGAGCTGATA aTGACAGAGATGGAGatctcccgagcagcagcagaaCGGAGCTTGAGGGAACACATGGGCAACGTGGTGGAAGCTCTTATTGCCCTAACCAACTGA
- the MFAP1 gene encoding microfibrillar-associated protein 1, with amino-acid sequence MSVPSSLMKQPPIQSTAGAVPVRNEKGEISMEKVKVKRYVSGKRPDYAPMESSDEEDEEFQFIKKAKEQEAEPEEQEEDSSSDPRLRRLQNRISEDVEERLARHRKIVEPEVVGESDSEVEGDPWRMEREDSSEEEEEEIDEEEIERRRGMMRQRAQERKNEELEVMEVEDEGRSGEESESESEYEEYTDSEDEMEPRLKPVFIRKKDRVTVQEREAEALKQKELEQEAKHMAEERRKYTLKIVEEETKKELEENKRSLAALDALNTDDENDEEEYEAWKVRELKRIKRDREDREALEKEKAEIERMRNLTEEERRAELRANGKVITNKAVKGKYKFLQKYYHRGAFFMDEDEEVYKRDFSAPTLEDHFNKTILPKVMQVKNFGRSGRTKYTHLVDQDTTSFDSAWGQESAQNTKFFKQKAAGVRDVFERPSAKKRKTT; translated from the exons ATGTCGGTCCCAAGCTCACTCATGAAACAACCGCCCATTCAGTCAACGGCTGGGGCCGTCCCGGTTCGCAATGAGAAAG GTGAAATTTCGATGGAAAAAGTGAAGGTAAAACGTTATGTGTCAGGAAAGAGGCCAGACTATGCCCCTATGGAGTCCTCAGATGAGGAGGATGAAGAGTTTCAGTTCATTAAGAAAGCCAAAGAACAAGAAGCAGAGCCCGAGGAACAGGAGGAGGATTCATCTAGTGACCCTCGGCTGCGGCGTTTGCAGAACCGTATTAGTGAAGATGTGGAGGAGAG ATTGGCTCGACATCGGAAAATAGTGGAACCTGAAGTGGTTGGAGAAAGTGACTCCGAAGTAGAAGGAGATCCTTGGCGCATGGAACGAGAAGATAGcagtgaggaagaggaagaagagattgATGAGGAG GAAATAGAACGGCGCCGTGGCATGATGCGCCAAAGAGCacaggagagaaaaaatgaagagctGGAGGTCATGGAGGTGGAAGACGAGGGACGTTCTGGGGAGGAGTCCGAATCAGAGTCTGAGTATGAGGAGTACACAGACAGTGAGGATGAGATGGAGCCTCGCCTTAAGCCCGTCTTCATTCGGAA GAAGGACCGGGTGACAGTTCAAGAACGTGAGGCTGAAGCATTGAAACAGAAGGAGCTGGAGCAGGAGGCCAAACACATGGCTGAGGAGAGACGCAAGTACACACTCAAG ATTGTAGAGGAGGAAACCAAGAAAGAGCTGGAGGAAAACAAGCGGTCTCTGGCTGCCCTGGATGCACTCAATACTGATGATGAAAATGATGAGGAGGAATATGAGGCCTGGAAAGTTCGGGAGTTAAAGAGAATCAAGAGGGacagagaagacagagaagc ACTTGAGAAGGAGAAAGCAGAAATTGAACGAATGAGAAACCTAACTGAGGAAGAGAGGCGAGCTGAGCTTCGGGCAAATGGCAAAGTCATTACCAACAAAGCTGTTAAGGGCAAATATAAGTTCCTACAGAAGTATTATCACCGGGGTGCCTTCTTCATG GATGAGGATGAAGAAGTATACAAGAGAGATTTCAGCGCACCTACCCTGGAGGATCATTTCAACAAAACCATTCTTCCCAAAGTCATGCAG GTCAAGAACTTTGGACGCTCTGGTCGTACCAAATACACCCACCTTGTGGATCAAGACACCACCTCCTTTGACTCAGCATGGGGCCAAGAGAGTGCCCAGAATACCAAGTTCTTTAAACAAAAGGCAGCCGGAGTACGAGATGTATTTGAACGGCCATCTGCCAAAAAGCGGAAAACTACTTAG
- the SERF2 gene encoding small EDRK-rich factor 2: MTRGNQRELARQKNMKKQSDSVKGKRRDDGLSAAARKQSAPSSLPLGTRRSCSRSRKRQTRRRRNPSSFVASCPTLLPFACVPGASPITLAFSPVVLTGPSTDGIPFALSLQRVPFVLPTPQVASLPLGHSWG, encoded by the exons ATGACCC gcgGTAACCAGCGCGAGCTTGCCCGccagaagaatatgaaaaagcagagcgACTCGGTTAAAGGAAAGCGCCGAGATGACGGGCTTTCTGCTGCCGCCCGCAAGCAGAG TGCCCCATCATCTCTACCCCTAGGGACTCGGAGATCATGCAGCAGAAGCAGAAAAAGGCAAACGAGAAGAAGGAGGAACCCAAGTAGCTTTGTGGCTTCGTGTCCAACCCTCTTGCCCTTCGCCTGTGTGCCTGGAGCCAGTCCCATCACGCTCGCGTTTTCTCCTGTAGTGCTCACAGGTCCCAGCACCGATGGCATTCCCTTTGCCCTGAGTCTGCAGCGGGTCCCTTTTGTGCTTCCTACCCCTCAGGTAGCCTCTCTCCCCCTGGGCCActcctgggggtga